In the Mesorhizobium sp. WSM2240 genome, AAGCGGTCAATCGCTCCTATGAAAGCACGCTTGCCGAAGGCCTGCGCTTCGAACGCCGGCTCTTCCACTCCATGTTCGCGCTGGAAGACCAGAAGGAAGGCATGGCGGCCTTTATCGAGAAGCGTTCTGCCAATTTCAGGAACCAGTGACCGCCGCCGCGAACCCGTTCAAAATCGCACCCAAACAGCGTTGACGCGCCGGGAAAGCTGCACTATAAGCCGCACCAACCGAGGCGGCCTGTGGCTGCCCGTTTGTTTTTTGCGCCCAAGCCAAATCGGGCGCCCATGCAGAGATTAAAAGAGAGGCACCATGGCCAATACGTCTTCGGCCAAGAAGGCTACGCGCAAGATCGCACGGCGCACCGCGATGAACAAGAACCGCCGCTCGCGCGTCCGGACCTATGTTCGCAAGGTCGAGGAAGCGCTGGCAGCCGGCGACAAGACTGCCGCGGAGGCAGCTTTGCTGGCCGCCCAGCCGGAACTGATGCGCGCGGCGACCAAGGGCGTCATGCACAAGAACACCGCTTCTCGCAAAGTTTCGCGGCTGGCTCAGCGCCTCAAGACGCTGTCTGTCTGACGAATACACATCGCCCGATTGAACAAACCCGGCCTAACCCGCCGGGTTTTTTCGTTTGCCGACAATGGGTTGCAAAATACCCGCAACAGGATGCCCTAGGGAACCCCCAGGAGTTGCAACTGTTTTGCCGGCATATGCAGGATTTCTGAAGTCCGGCAGTCCAAAGCGCCGCCTCGGCGGATAACTCGCCTGGCGAATTTTCTATTTTAGAATCAGATACTTGCGCAAGGTTATCCACAGCTTGTTCATTATGCCGGTGGATGATCCGAGGCAATTAGCTGTCAAGCAAATATTTTAAAAATATTTCCCGCGAGGGGCCGGATTTGGGAGCCGGCGAGAAACGATTTGAATCCACACGCTTTTGTCGTTTCGGCGACTGACGACGCTCCCGAGTCAAGCAATTCACCAATCAGATTCATTAAAAATCCGTTAGCTGTGGCCTTGCCCTGTCCACAGCGATTTTTGTAATGTCTGTCCATCGAAAGGGGCGGGCCAATGGGCCTGACGACCTAGCTGTAAATCGCAGAATTTGGGCGTGGGGTTCATCTCTGCGAACGGATTGGGTTTGCCTTTTCGAGCGTGTAGGGGACTGGGGCAAGACAAAATTTCGGGAAGCGAGTGCGCTCTGGCT is a window encoding:
- the rpsT gene encoding 30S ribosomal protein S20, with amino-acid sequence MANTSSAKKATRKIARRTAMNKNRRSRVRTYVRKVEEALAAGDKTAAEAALLAAQPELMRAATKGVMHKNTASRKVSRLAQRLKTLSV